A single region of the Pelobates fuscus isolate aPelFus1 chromosome 4, aPelFus1.pri, whole genome shotgun sequence genome encodes:
- the LOC134608200 gene encoding E3 ubiquitin/ISG15 ligase TRIM25-like gives MASADLRDELTCSICTDIYTNPVTLTCGHTFCRLCITRTWDNQEEREYSCSECRHRFRVRPELQRNLRMCNMAESFQSAHPEQEEVGILFTFCIHSPVPAAKTCLMCEASLCEAHLRVHSNSAEHILIEPTTSLGNRKCSVHKNVLEYYCSEDAACICVSCWMDAEHRGHQVETLHEASEKKKEKLRNILQKLISQREEAKKKVQSLQELRREVSEKASGVTEEVTALISGIKKQLEALEKRVLSVISRQEVWWNLEQVSLRVSDLIWQLEIKKEDLSRKMGHIEELCNMMDPLTVLQGRESDSADYCDTEEGDNEDRERDDNKVRAVWDLDVGLISVTLYSGLAGIVTGVKRQLHVPANILLGVELASDMLLDVNTAANNVTVSGDMKTVSWSRIKQSRPETPERFQDYQVLSSRSFSSGRHYWEVESSESGQWMVGMAYRSIDRKGGQSLIGYNNKSWGWGRSWWYNNQYYVRHDSKDIELPPPPPSSRRFWISLDYEDGRLSFYELCDPIRHLHTFTATFTEPLHAIFGIYGGNAWLKMY, from the exons ATGGCGTCTGCTGATCTGAGAGATGAGCTGACCTGCTCCATCTGCACAGACATTTATACCAATCCTGTAACCCTGACATGTGGACATACCTTCTGCCGGCTCTGTATCACAAGAACATGGGACAACCAGGAGGAGAGGGAATATTCCTGTTCTGAATGCAGACACAGGTTTAGGGTAAGACCTGAGCTTCAAAGAAACCTGAGAATGTGTAACATGGCGGAGAGTTTCCAATCTGCTCACCCAGAGCAGGAGGAGGTTGGGATCCTCTTTACTTTCTGTATTCACTCTCCTGTACCTGCTGCTAAAACGTGTCTGATGTGTGAAGCTTCTCTGTGTGAAGCCCACCTGAGGGTCCACAGCAATTCAGCAGAACATATCCTAATTGAACCCACCACTTCACTGGGGAACAGAAAATGCTCCGTCCACAAGAATGTCCTGGAGTATTACTGCTCTGAGGATgctgcctgtatctgtgtgtcctgcTGGATGGACGCAGAGCACAGGGGACACCAGGTAGAGACTCTGCATGAGGCCTCTGAGAAGAAGAAGGAGAAACTAAGAAATATTCTGCAGAAACTGATCTCACAGAGAGAGGAGGCTAAGAAAAAAGTCCAGAGCCTGCAGGAGCTCAGGAGAGAAGTGTCAGAAAAAGCATCTGGGGTAACAGAGGAAGTCACTGCCCTGATTAGTGGCATTAAGAAACAGCTGGAAGCCCTAGAGAAGCGAGTCCTGAGTGTGATCTCCAGGCAggaagtgtggtggaatctcg aGCAGGTCTCACTCCGAGTCTCAGATCTAATCTGGCAGCTGGAAATAAAGAAGGAGGATCTGTCCAGGAAGATGGGTCACATTGAGGAGCTGTGTAACATGATGGACCCATTAACTGTCTTACAAGGACGGGAATCAGACAGCGCTGACTATTGTGATACTGAGGAGGGAGATAATgaggacagagagagagatgataACAAGGTCCGTGCTGTATGGGATCTGGATGTGGGTCTGATCTCAGTGACCTTATACTCAGGATTAGCTGGGATTGTGACCGGAGTAAAGAGACAGCTCCATGTACCGGCTAATATATTACTGGGGGTAGAATtagcttcagacatgttactggatGTAAACACGGCTGCTAATAATGTAACTGTATCTGGTGACATGAAAACTGTATCCTGGTCACGTATAAAGCAGAGTCGCCCAGAAACACCAGAGAGATTTCAGGATTATCAAGTTTTAAGCTCCAGGAGTTTCTCCTCAGGGCGACATTACTGGGAAGTGGAGAGCAGTGAATCAGGGCAATGGATGGTAGGGATGGCCTATCGCAGTATAGACAGGAAAGGAGGTCAGTCACTGATTGGATATAATAACAAGTcctggggttggggaaggagctGGTGGTATAATAATCAGTATTATGTGAGACATGACAGTAAAGATATCGAgttacctcctccccccccttccagCCGGAGATTCTGGATATCCCTGGACTACGAGGACGGGCGGCTGTCCTTTTATGAGCTGTGTGACCCCATCAGACACTTACACACCTTCACTGCCACCTTCACTGAGCCGCTTCATGCTATATTCGGGATATATGGGGGCAATGCCTGGCTGAAAATGTATTGA